Proteins co-encoded in one Vulgatibacter sp. genomic window:
- a CDS encoding flagellar hook basal-body protein, whose translation MGDGIYVGMSGAAAQARALDAIADNLANVETPGFKATRPAFASFLPAGGDGTRVSAAAVAAGVDRAPGAVTRTGAPLDLLPESDAFLAVRLPDGATGYTRDGRVSVDALGRLQAAGHPLLSSEGEPITVPAGEVPRVEESGRVLAGAVEVARLGLFHLDGPAGRRGPALFTAGPGATTRASEAGVRVGELELGNASAMESAVALIEAHRSFDHAMQAIQTYRKLDERAVEIGRVR comes from the coding sequence ATGGGTGACGGGATCTACGTAGGTATGAGCGGCGCGGCGGCGCAGGCCCGCGCCCTCGACGCCATCGCCGACAATCTCGCCAACGTGGAGACGCCCGGATTCAAGGCGACACGCCCGGCGTTTGCCTCCTTCCTGCCCGCTGGCGGCGACGGCACCCGGGTTTCCGCTGCTGCAGTCGCCGCCGGCGTCGACCGCGCCCCCGGCGCCGTGACACGAACGGGCGCTCCGCTCGATCTCCTCCCGGAGAGCGACGCATTTCTGGCGGTGCGCCTGCCCGACGGCGCCACCGGCTACACCCGGGATGGCAGGGTCTCCGTCGATGCGCTGGGACGGCTCCAGGCTGCGGGACATCCGCTGCTCTCGAGCGAGGGGGAGCCGATCACGGTTCCGGCAGGCGAGGTGCCGCGCGTCGAGGAGAGCGGCAGGGTCCTCGCCGGCGCCGTCGAGGTGGCCCGGCTCGGCCTCTTCCACCTCGACGGGCCGGCGGGTCGGCGCGGGCCGGCGCTCTTCACCGCGGGCCCCGGGGCGACCACGCGGGCCAGCGAGGCGGGGGTCCGAGTCGGCGAGCTGGAGCTCGGCAACGCCAGTGCCATGGAGAGCGCGGTGGCCCTCATCGAGGCCCACCGCTCGTTCGATCACGCGATGCAGGCGATCCAGACCTACCGGAAGCTCGACGAACGTGCCGTCGAGATCGGCCGGGTCCGCTGA
- a CDS encoding sigma-70 family RNA polymerase sigma factor, whose amino-acid sequence MTPLGGFARRGHALYAQASRLDEAQLVERHAALLDRMARRLCFRAAMHHAFDDLWSAGALGLLDAARRFDAARDVRFETFAEHRVRGAMLDELRRLDHLPRRLRADLDRLQAARRELAEKLGREPDEAELAAALDLPVEEVGELAALLQPVVPIDEATVPPSPAPLQEELLDRARLQGRLAQAIAALPERQQLVVSLRYVEGLSNKEVAQVLGVSEPRVCQIHGEATKRLRAALAEDR is encoded by the coding sequence ATGACGCCGCTCGGGGGATTCGCGCGCAGGGGCCACGCGCTCTACGCGCAGGCGAGCCGTCTCGATGAGGCGCAGCTCGTCGAGCGCCATGCTGCGCTCCTCGACCGGATGGCGCGGCGCCTCTGCTTCCGCGCCGCGATGCACCATGCCTTCGACGATCTCTGGTCGGCTGGCGCGCTGGGCCTCCTCGATGCAGCGCGCCGCTTCGACGCTGCACGGGACGTCCGCTTCGAAACCTTCGCCGAGCACCGAGTCCGGGGCGCGATGCTCGACGAACTGCGCCGGCTCGACCACCTGCCCCGCAGGCTGCGGGCCGATCTCGACCGGCTGCAGGCGGCGCGCAGGGAGTTGGCGGAAAAGCTGGGCAGAGAGCCCGACGAGGCGGAGCTCGCAGCGGCGCTCGACCTGCCGGTGGAGGAGGTCGGCGAGCTCGCCGCGCTGCTCCAGCCGGTGGTGCCGATCGACGAGGCGACGGTGCCGCCGAGCCCTGCGCCGCTGCAGGAGGAGCTCCTCGATCGGGCGCGGCTGCAGGGCCGCCTCGCCCAGGCGATCGCCGCGCTACCGGAGCGGCAGCAGCTCGTCGTCTCGCTCCGCTACGTAGAGGGTCTCTCCAACAAGGAGGTCGCGCAGGTCCTCGGGGTGAGCGAGCCACGGGTCTGCCAGATCCACGGCGAAGCGACGAAGCGCCTCCGGGCGGCGCTCGCGGAGGATCGGTGA
- a CDS encoding flagellar biosynthesis anti-sigma factor FlgM yields MSDTREIGGPAAVASTGSIRRATDRAAAQGTRRAERAAETDRVTTEASAELEAAVARARDEAAGARAAQLAEIEAAVRKGTYRPDPARIAERILEDAELIARLHAMLDR; encoded by the coding sequence ATGAGCGATACCAGGGAAATCGGCGGCCCCGCCGCGGTGGCCTCCACCGGGTCGATCCGCCGCGCGACCGATCGGGCGGCCGCGCAGGGTACCCGCCGAGCCGAGCGGGCTGCCGAGACGGACCGTGTCACCACCGAGGCGAGCGCCGAGCTCGAGGCGGCGGTGGCGCGGGCCCGCGACGAGGCCGCAGGGGCGCGGGCGGCGCAGCTGGCCGAGATCGAAGCGGCGGTGCGCAAGGGAACCTACCGTCCCGACCCGGCCCGCATCGCCGAGCGAATCCTCGAGGATGCCGAGCTGATCGCCAGGCTCCACGCGATGCTCGACAGATGA
- the flgG gene encoding flagellar basal-body rod protein FlgG encodes MLRSLYTAATGMEAQELKMDVVSNNLANASTTGFKRVRAEFEDLLSETLRAPQAPAPEGGSAPAPLQVGLGVRTGATTRDFGQGDLIATGNSLDVAIEGAGFFRVVRPDGELAYSRAGNFRVDAAGRLVTQRGELVEPGIDFPPDVVEITIQADGAILARSASATAAAEVGTLELSTFVNPGGLLALGGNLFAASEASGEAIHLRPGEQGAGMLAQGHLEGANVKAVEEMIDLIATQRAYELNSKVIQTADQMLQRLTSLR; translated from the coding sequence ATGCTGCGCTCGCTCTACACCGCCGCAACCGGCATGGAGGCGCAGGAGCTCAAGATGGACGTGGTGTCCAACAACCTGGCCAACGCGAGCACCACGGGCTTCAAGCGCGTCCGCGCCGAGTTCGAAGATCTCCTGTCGGAGACGCTCCGGGCGCCACAGGCACCAGCCCCCGAGGGCGGAAGCGCGCCGGCGCCGCTGCAGGTCGGCCTCGGCGTGCGGACCGGCGCCACCACCCGCGACTTCGGACAGGGTGACCTCATCGCCACCGGCAACTCCCTCGATGTGGCCATCGAGGGCGCCGGTTTCTTCCGCGTGGTCCGCCCCGACGGTGAGCTGGCCTATTCCCGCGCTGGCAACTTTCGCGTCGATGCGGCGGGCCGCCTCGTCACCCAGCGCGGCGAGTTGGTGGAGCCGGGGATCGATTTCCCGCCCGACGTGGTGGAGATCACCATCCAGGCCGACGGCGCGATCCTCGCCCGCTCGGCTTCCGCAACAGCTGCCGCAGAGGTCGGGACGCTGGAGCTCTCCACCTTCGTCAACCCCGGTGGCCTCCTCGCCCTGGGGGGCAACCTCTTCGCAGCGAGCGAGGCGAGCGGCGAGGCGATCCACCTGCGTCCCGGGGAGCAGGGCGCGGGGATGCTGGCACAGGGCCACCTGGAGGGCGCGAACGTGAAGGCGGTGGAGGAGATGATCGACCTCATCGCCACGCAGCGCGCCTACGAGCTCAACTCCAAGGTGATCCAGACCGCGGATCAGATGCTGCAGCGGCTTACCTCGCTGCGATGA
- the flgK gene encoding flagellar hook-associated protein FlgK, which translates to MSNLLALLSQASSSLGAHQTAVATAGHNLQNAGVAGYTRQRATLAAVVPAQLLGNHWVGRGVLVQAIGRVRDSFLESQIPQALAGEAHARAETEALQAVRALDPALPGGLSDALSGFYGALRGLADRPSDPILRRVAVDAADSLAASFRTAAASLEAARAGLDARLAAGLAPIEAAAAQLADLNRQIRQANAAGGTPNDLLDARQRLQDELVAATGATPILDAGGDVHLVLPGGKALVSGATAARLSVEPDPANGGLLRVLVHPHGGGTPVVAGALGGTLGGSLAARDGALAQAGAAIDRLAFDLAGALNAVHAGGSGTDGSTGRELFVVGTDVDGAAARLTLDPAIATNPALLATAAVGGAAGDGANLLALIATERSADPVGTLGSITAAFGAATARAASAAAHEAALLDHLGTMRESVSGVSVDEELIELSRAQRAYEAVGKVIQTTDEMLDTLMQLK; encoded by the coding sequence ATGTCCAATCTCCTGGCGCTCCTCTCCCAGGCGAGCAGCAGCCTCGGCGCCCACCAGACCGCCGTGGCCACCGCCGGCCACAACCTCCAGAACGCCGGCGTCGCCGGCTACACGAGGCAGCGCGCGACGCTCGCCGCGGTGGTACCGGCGCAGCTCCTCGGAAACCACTGGGTCGGCAGGGGCGTGCTCGTGCAGGCCATCGGCAGGGTGCGCGACTCGTTCCTCGAATCGCAGATCCCGCAGGCCCTCGCCGGCGAGGCCCACGCCAGGGCCGAGACGGAGGCGCTGCAGGCGGTCCGTGCCCTCGACCCCGCCCTGCCCGGCGGCCTCTCGGACGCCCTGTCCGGCTTCTACGGCGCCCTTCGCGGCCTCGCCGATCGCCCCTCCGATCCGATCCTCCGGCGCGTGGCGGTCGACGCTGCCGACTCCCTCGCTGCGAGCTTCCGCACCGCAGCCGCGTCGCTCGAGGCGGCGCGCGCCGGCCTCGACGCGAGGCTCGCCGCCGGGCTCGCCCCCATCGAGGCCGCAGCAGCGCAGCTCGCCGATCTGAACCGGCAGATCCGCCAGGCGAACGCTGCCGGTGGCACGCCCAACGACCTCCTGGACGCGCGACAGCGGCTGCAGGACGAGCTCGTCGCCGCCACCGGGGCCACCCCCATCCTCGACGCCGGCGGCGACGTCCACCTCGTCCTTCCCGGCGGCAAGGCGCTGGTGAGCGGCGCCACCGCGGCACGGCTCTCCGTGGAGCCGGATCCGGCCAACGGTGGCCTGCTTCGGGTACTGGTCCATCCGCACGGCGGCGGCACACCGGTCGTTGCAGGTGCGCTCGGTGGCACCCTCGGCGGGAGCCTGGCAGCGCGGGACGGCGCCCTGGCCCAGGCAGGCGCGGCGATCGATCGCCTCGCCTTCGACCTGGCCGGTGCCCTCAACGCGGTCCATGCGGGCGGCAGCGGCACCGACGGCTCCACCGGCAGGGAGCTCTTCGTGGTGGGGACCGACGTGGACGGGGCCGCGGCCCGGCTCACCCTCGACCCGGCGATCGCCACGAACCCGGCGCTTCTCGCCACCGCAGCCGTCGGGGGCGCTGCCGGCGACGGCGCCAACCTGCTCGCCCTGATCGCCACCGAGCGCAGCGCCGATCCGGTGGGAACACTGGGCTCGATCACCGCGGCCTTCGGCGCCGCCACCGCGCGGGCGGCGTCCGCTGCGGCCCACGAGGCGGCGCTGCTCGACCACCTCGGGACGATGCGCGAATCGGTGTCGGGGGTCTCGGTGGACGAGGAGCTGATCGAGCTCTCGCGGGCGCAGCGAGCCTACGAGGCTGTCGGCAAGGTCATCCAGACCACGGACGAGATGCTCGATACCCTGATGCAGCTCAAGTAG
- the flhF gene encoding flagellar biosynthesis protein FlhF: protein MAPSPTLRTFRAADTRAALAAVKAALGPDAVIVSTRSIPRTLLRGPEIEVTAALEAPPAPPPAATGTAREPEPRAALLAPSFAGEMAAMREALAEARRELRRVSRESRIQQALRFDAAAAAVHESLLDAGVEEALAEELVRQSLAAGHAGAEELRTAVRELLRRRISATRAPWLRHGAKVLAFVGPTGVGKTTSLAKIAARAVLESRLRVALITVDTYRVGASDQLARYGEILGAPTWIARDREELVHAVARAAGADLVLVDTAGRSTHEAVAQQAESIRSVPGVQMHLVVSAAAGARELAAVAERYRRLEPERIIVSKVDEAAAPGGVLSALVRIDRPVSCVANGQRVPEDLRAVDELDLVDLVMGSAERERVRAGAR from the coding sequence ATGGCTCCCTCTCCAACCCTTCGCACCTTCCGTGCGGCGGATACCCGCGCCGCTCTCGCAGCGGTGAAGGCGGCCCTCGGGCCGGATGCCGTCATCGTCTCCACCCGCTCGATTCCGCGCACGCTGCTCCGCGGTCCCGAGATCGAGGTGACCGCCGCCCTCGAGGCCCCGCCGGCGCCGCCGCCAGCGGCGACGGGCACTGCGCGCGAACCGGAGCCGCGGGCGGCGCTCCTCGCCCCGTCCTTCGCCGGCGAGATGGCAGCGATGCGCGAGGCCCTCGCCGAGGCGCGGCGGGAGCTGCGACGGGTGAGCCGGGAGAGCCGCATCCAGCAGGCGCTGCGCTTCGACGCCGCCGCAGCCGCCGTGCACGAGTCGCTGCTCGATGCAGGTGTCGAGGAGGCGCTGGCGGAGGAGCTCGTCCGCCAGTCGCTCGCCGCCGGGCATGCTGGTGCAGAGGAGTTGCGGACGGCGGTCCGCGAGCTGCTCCGGCGCCGCATCTCCGCCACCAGGGCCCCCTGGCTGCGTCACGGCGCGAAGGTCCTGGCCTTCGTCGGCCCGACCGGCGTCGGCAAGACCACCAGCCTGGCCAAGATCGCGGCAAGGGCGGTCCTCGAGTCCCGGCTGCGGGTGGCGCTGATCACCGTCGACACCTACCGCGTCGGCGCCAGCGACCAGCTCGCGCGTTACGGGGAGATCCTCGGGGCGCCGACCTGGATCGCCCGCGACCGCGAGGAGCTCGTCCACGCGGTGGCCCGAGCGGCCGGCGCCGATCTCGTCCTCGTCGACACCGCGGGTCGTTCGACCCACGAGGCGGTGGCGCAGCAGGCGGAGTCGATTCGCAGCGTCCCCGGCGTGCAGATGCATCTGGTGGTCAGCGCCGCTGCGGGGGCGCGGGAGCTGGCTGCGGTTGCCGAGCGGTACCGCAGGCTGGAGCCCGAGCGGATCATCGTCTCGAAGGTGGACGAGGCCGCGGCGCCCGGCGGCGTGCTCTCGGCGCTGGTGCGGATCGATCGCCCGGTCTCTTGCGTCGCCAACGGCCAGCGCGTGCCGGAGGATCTGCGCGCGGTGGACGAGCTCGATCTGGTCGACCTGGTGATGGGAAGCGCGGAGCGCGAACGCGTTCGGGCAGGTGCGAGGTGA
- the flhA gene encoding flagellar biosynthesis protein FlhA, which yields MAATAQGARGTGETLAAMAVLAVLAILILPVPAAALDGLLAFNVGISVMMLLVALGIRQPLDFSVFPSLLLISTLFRLGLNVATTRLILLDGGKGAGAAGGVIEAFGRFVVGGSLVVGLVIFLILLVVNFVVITKGSGRVSEVAARFTLDAMPGKQMAIDADLAAGIIDDREARTRRTRLEQESEFFGAMDGASKFVRGDAIAGLFITVINVIGGLLTGLFRDGLSLASAVETYTLLTVGDGLVSQMPALLVSTAAGIVVTRADGDDLGTQVGSQVLGNPRVLHSTAAVLGALALLPGLPFLAFGSLAAGALVLARRARARADAGQARPSKQEGPPPGDRIQDLLAVDALELQVGYGLLASIDVEKGGELPGRITALRRKLAEELGVVFPSIHLRDDLRLDANEYRVLLRGLEIGAGKAWPDRLMALDPRGGTPSIEGIAGREPAFGLPAIWIRAGDRPRAETMGLTLVDVPSVVTTHLGELLRRHAHELVGRQEVQEMLGACAREAPKLVEDVVPGTVTLGEVVRVIRSLVREGLSVRDMRTILEAIADAAPRSKDNAWMVEQVRRRLARQITSRLRDEAGKVRALTLDRTTEDLLRASLGNADGEAALAPDVATARKLIEALESNAATLAAAGRTPVLLAPPDLRRPLFDFVSRFVPDMQVISARELLAGTAVEPAGQIQLPGRSAA from the coding sequence ATGGCCGCCACGGCGCAGGGCGCCAGGGGGACGGGCGAGACGCTCGCGGCCATGGCCGTGCTGGCGGTGCTGGCCATCCTGATCCTGCCGGTACCGGCGGCGGCCCTCGACGGCCTGCTCGCCTTCAACGTGGGCATCTCGGTGATGATGCTGCTCGTGGCCCTGGGGATCCGGCAGCCCCTGGACTTCTCCGTCTTCCCGTCGCTGCTGCTGATCAGCACCCTCTTCCGCCTCGGGCTCAACGTCGCCACGACCCGGCTGATCCTGCTCGATGGAGGCAAGGGCGCAGGGGCCGCCGGCGGGGTGATCGAGGCCTTCGGCAGGTTCGTCGTGGGCGGCAGCCTGGTGGTGGGGCTGGTGATCTTCCTGATCCTCCTCGTGGTCAACTTCGTGGTGATCACCAAGGGGTCGGGACGCGTCTCGGAAGTGGCGGCCCGCTTCACCCTCGACGCCATGCCCGGCAAGCAGATGGCGATCGACGCCGATCTGGCAGCCGGGATCATCGACGACCGCGAGGCACGGACCCGCCGCACCAGGCTCGAACAGGAGTCCGAGTTCTTCGGCGCCATGGATGGTGCCAGCAAATTCGTCCGCGGCGACGCCATCGCCGGCCTCTTCATCACGGTGATCAACGTGATCGGCGGCCTGCTCACCGGTCTCTTCCGCGACGGCCTCTCCCTGGCCAGCGCGGTAGAGACCTACACCCTGCTCACGGTGGGCGACGGGCTCGTCTCCCAGATGCCGGCGCTCCTCGTCTCCACCGCTGCCGGCATCGTGGTCACCAGAGCCGACGGCGACGACCTCGGCACCCAGGTCGGCAGCCAGGTCCTCGGCAACCCGCGCGTCCTCCACTCCACCGCCGCGGTGCTCGGCGCGCTGGCGCTGCTGCCGGGCCTGCCCTTCCTCGCCTTCGGCTCGCTGGCTGCCGGCGCCCTCGTCCTCGCCCGCCGCGCCAGGGCGCGAGCCGATGCGGGGCAGGCGCGCCCCTCGAAGCAGGAGGGGCCGCCGCCGGGCGATCGGATCCAGGACCTCCTGGCGGTCGACGCCCTCGAGCTGCAGGTGGGCTACGGCCTCCTCGCGTCGATCGACGTGGAGAAGGGCGGCGAGCTTCCGGGCAGGATCACCGCCCTGCGGCGCAAGCTCGCCGAGGAGCTCGGGGTGGTCTTCCCTTCGATCCACCTCCGGGACGATCTGCGCCTCGACGCCAACGAGTACCGCGTGCTGCTCCGGGGCCTGGAGATCGGCGCGGGCAAGGCGTGGCCCGACCGGCTCATGGCCCTCGACCCGCGGGGCGGCACCCCATCGATCGAGGGGATCGCCGGTCGGGAACCTGCCTTCGGCCTGCCCGCGATCTGGATCCGCGCCGGCGATCGCCCCCGGGCGGAGACGATGGGCCTGACCCTCGTCGACGTCCCCTCGGTGGTGACGACCCACCTCGGCGAGCTCCTCCGCCGCCATGCCCACGAGCTCGTGGGAAGGCAGGAGGTGCAGGAGATGCTCGGCGCCTGCGCCAGGGAGGCACCGAAGCTGGTGGAGGACGTCGTGCCCGGCACCGTCACCCTCGGAGAGGTGGTGCGGGTGATCCGCTCGCTGGTGCGCGAGGGTCTGTCGGTCCGGGACATGCGCACGATCCTCGAGGCGATCGCCGACGCTGCACCCCGCAGCAAGGACAACGCCTGGATGGTCGAACAGGTGCGGCGCAGGCTCGCGCGCCAGATCACCAGCAGGCTCCGCGACGAGGCAGGGAAGGTGCGCGCCCTCACCCTCGACCGCACCACCGAGGATCTCCTCCGGGCATCCCTCGGCAACGCCGACGGCGAGGCGGCCCTCGCACCCGACGTCGCCACCGCGCGCAAGCTCATCGAGGCCCTGGAATCCAACGCGGCGACTCTCGCCGCCGCAGGCAGGACGCCGGTGCTCCTCGCGCCACCCGATCTCCGCCGGCCCCTCTTCGACTTCGTTTCCCGCTTCGTCCCCGACATGCAGGTGATCAGCGCCCGTGAGCTGCTCGCGGGCACCGCGGTCGAGCCTGCAGGGCAGATCCAGCTACCCGGCAGGAGCGCCGCTTGA
- a CDS encoding M23 family metallopeptidase, which translates to MLLGAPTIRDGDDAARAFEALLLRQMLQSSGAFRPAGAGAGASLHTDLFVDALAQALAEAGGMGLAPDLNEKPARPPAPEPVVLLDGAGVLTSGFGARRDPIHGGAGDHRGIDLAAAPGTPVLAAAGGVVRRAGERGGYGLAVEIDHGAGLTTLYAHASELLVVEGAVVERGQAIARVGETGRATGAHLHFEVREGDRPVDPARALKAYGIRADSDARGEE; encoded by the coding sequence ATGCTGCTCGGCGCACCCACCATCCGCGACGGCGACGACGCGGCCCGGGCCTTCGAGGCGCTGCTCCTGCGGCAGATGCTCCAGTCCAGCGGCGCCTTCCGGCCCGCTGGTGCCGGTGCCGGAGCCTCGCTCCACACCGATCTCTTCGTCGACGCCCTGGCGCAGGCGCTGGCGGAAGCCGGCGGGATGGGCCTCGCGCCCGACCTGAACGAAAAGCCGGCAAGGCCACCGGCGCCGGAACCGGTCGTGCTCCTCGATGGCGCAGGCGTACTGACCAGCGGCTTCGGCGCCCGCCGCGATCCGATCCACGGCGGCGCCGGCGACCACCGCGGGATCGACCTCGCCGCTGCGCCGGGCACGCCGGTCCTCGCTGCGGCTGGTGGCGTGGTGCGCCGGGCGGGGGAGCGCGGCGGCTACGGGCTCGCAGTGGAGATCGATCATGGAGCCGGTCTCACAACCCTCTACGCCCATGCCTCCGAGCTCCTCGTGGTGGAGGGGGCGGTGGTGGAGCGCGGGCAGGCCATCGCCCGGGTGGGCGAGACGGGCCGGGCCACCGGCGCCCACCTCCACTTCGAGGTCCGCGAAGGGGATCGCCCGGTCGATCCGGCGCGAGCCCTTAAGGCTTACGGGATCCGTGCCGATAGCGACGCGAGAGGGGAAGAATGA
- a CDS encoding MinD/ParA family protein yields the protein MDPREEIQSLLGGEPLRVIAVTSGKGGVGKSTISTNLAVLVARAGSRVLLVDADLGLANADILLGIRPRHHLGDVLRLEVPVRDVLAEGPHGIRVLSAGSGLQHLTQLAELEKLRLLGALDELEEEFDFVIVDSPAGIGDNVLFFVGAAQEALLVVSPEPTSLTDAYAAVKALSQSAGVRHFDVLVNPAASEAQAREVFGKLEGITRRFLEAQLSYAGHLPRDENVHRAVMSQRPVVDAYPLSPVSRALEGVVANLLRRPPPTRLDGGLKFLWHRLMLESAARARA from the coding sequence ATGGATCCGAGAGAAGAGATACAGAGCCTGCTGGGCGGCGAGCCGCTGCGGGTCATCGCCGTCACCTCCGGCAAGGGGGGCGTGGGCAAGAGCACCATCTCGACCAACCTCGCGGTGCTGGTGGCCAGGGCCGGCTCGCGGGTGCTCCTCGTCGACGCGGACCTCGGCCTCGCCAACGCCGACATCCTCCTCGGGATCCGGCCGCGCCACCACCTGGGGGACGTACTGCGCCTCGAGGTGCCGGTTCGCGACGTCCTCGCCGAGGGCCCGCACGGGATCCGCGTGCTCTCCGCAGGATCCGGCCTGCAGCACCTCACCCAGCTCGCCGAATTGGAGAAGCTCCGTCTCCTCGGGGCCCTCGACGAGCTCGAGGAGGAGTTCGATTTCGTGATCGTCGACTCCCCGGCAGGCATCGGCGACAATGTGCTCTTCTTCGTGGGTGCCGCGCAGGAGGCACTGCTGGTGGTGAGCCCCGAGCCCACTTCGCTCACCGACGCCTACGCCGCGGTGAAGGCGCTCTCGCAATCGGCGGGCGTCCGCCACTTCGACGTGCTGGTCAATCCGGCGGCGAGCGAGGCGCAGGCCCGGGAGGTCTTCGGCAAGCTCGAAGGAATCACCCGGCGCTTCCTCGAGGCGCAGCTCTCCTACGCCGGCCATCTCCCCCGGGACGAGAACGTCCACCGCGCGGTGATGAGCCAGCGGCCCGTGGTCGACGCCTACCCGCTCTCCCCGGTGAGCCGCGCGCTGGAAGGGGTCGTCGCGAACCTCCTGCGCAGGCCGCCTCCGACGCGGCTGGACGGCGGGCTGAAGTTCCTCTGGCACAGGCTGATGCTCGAGTCGGCGGCACGGGCGCGGGCATGA
- a CDS encoding flagellar basal body L-ring protein FlgH, whose translation MRRLLVLPWLLAGCGAGHIAPYEPKQRTYALPVAEVRAERDATPGSLWRENRPVSNLFADPRALRVNDLVVIRIEEIADAQRSAETDLVRSSEAQANIASFLGALEKLQQGSDFRAALAGSSAATFRGNGSTGRSERLTATVPAIVRTVLPNGNLFVEGHRVVLVNNEEQHFYISGVIRPIDIDQENGIKSTMVADAEIEFTGRGVLTDNQRQGWFSRWLGWIWPF comes from the coding sequence ATGAGGCGGCTGCTCGTGCTCCCGTGGCTCCTCGCCGGATGCGGCGCCGGCCACATCGCACCCTACGAACCGAAGCAGCGCACCTACGCGCTCCCCGTGGCGGAGGTGCGCGCGGAACGGGATGCCACGCCGGGCAGCCTCTGGCGCGAGAACCGGCCGGTGTCGAACCTCTTCGCCGATCCCCGGGCGCTGCGCGTCAACGACCTGGTGGTGATCCGGATCGAGGAGATCGCCGACGCCCAGCGCAGCGCCGAAACCGACCTCGTCCGCTCGTCCGAGGCGCAGGCGAACATCGCCTCCTTCCTCGGAGCCCTCGAGAAGTTGCAGCAGGGCTCCGACTTCCGGGCGGCACTGGCGGGCAGCTCCGCCGCCACCTTCCGCGGCAACGGATCCACCGGGAGGAGCGAGCGGCTCACCGCCACCGTCCCGGCGATCGTGCGGACCGTTCTGCCCAACGGAAACCTGTTCGTCGAGGGGCACCGCGTCGTCCTCGTCAACAACGAGGAACAGCACTTCTACATCTCCGGCGTGATCCGCCCCATCGACATCGATCAGGAGAACGGCATCAAGAGCACCATGGTCGCCGACGCCGAGATCGAGTTCACCGGCAGGGGCGTCCTCACCGACAACCAGCGCCAGGGGTGGTTCTCCCGCTGGCTCGGCTGGATCTGGCCCTTCTGA
- a CDS encoding flagellar basal body P-ring protein FlgI, with translation MKHVLPLLALLAMLLGAFDAGAATARIKDLTSLQGVRGNELFGYGLVVGLAGSGDTERVFFTSQSVSSMLGRLGIRIDPADVRSRNVAAVMVTARLPPFARPGTRIDVTVSSIGNARSLAGGVLLVTPLTGPDGQTYGLAQGPVQVGGYEASAAGSSLRKNHPTAGRVPSGGTVERAVVHDLADGPLVFQLADPDFATASRIAGAIGGVVGPEAARALDPAAVEVVVPDARRGDLVALVAELEALEVVADERARVAISERTGTVVAGRNVRIRPVVISHGGLRVSIGSTPVISQPAPFSDGGRTVRDRMAAIEAEELGIGVQALPAASNVDELVQALGLLGVGPRDLIAILQAMKAAGALDAEIEVL, from the coding sequence ATGAAACACGTCCTTCCCCTCCTCGCCTTGCTCGCGATGCTGCTCGGCGCCTTCGACGCCGGCGCGGCGACCGCCCGGATCAAGGACCTCACCTCGCTGCAGGGCGTCCGCGGGAACGAGCTCTTCGGGTACGGCCTCGTGGTCGGCCTCGCCGGATCCGGCGACACCGAGCGGGTCTTCTTCACGTCGCAATCGGTGAGCAGCATGCTCGGGCGCCTCGGCATCCGCATCGATCCCGCCGACGTGCGATCCCGCAACGTGGCGGCGGTGATGGTCACCGCGCGCCTTCCTCCCTTCGCGAGGCCCGGCACCCGGATCGACGTGACCGTGAGCTCCATCGGAAACGCGCGCTCCCTCGCTGGCGGGGTGTTGCTGGTGACGCCGCTCACCGGCCCCGACGGCCAGACCTACGGCCTGGCACAGGGGCCCGTGCAGGTGGGCGGCTACGAGGCGTCGGCGGCGGGGTCGAGCCTGCGCAAGAACCACCCGACCGCGGGCCGCGTCCCATCCGGTGGCACGGTGGAGCGGGCGGTGGTCCACGACCTCGCGGACGGTCCCCTCGTCTTCCAGCTCGCCGATCCGGATTTCGCCACCGCGAGCCGCATCGCGGGCGCCATCGGCGGCGTGGTCGGTCCCGAGGCGGCACGGGCGCTCGACCCGGCTGCGGTCGAGGTCGTGGTTCCCGATGCCAGGCGAGGGGATCTGGTGGCCCTCGTCGCCGAGCTCGAAGCACTCGAGGTGGTGGCGGACGAGCGCGCGCGCGTGGCGATCAGCGAGCGAACCGGCACCGTGGTTGCCGGGCGGAACGTGCGGATCCGGCCGGTGGTGATCTCCCACGGCGGGCTGCGGGTCTCCATCGGGTCGACCCCCGTCATCTCCCAGCCCGCGCCCTTCTCCGACGGCGGCCGCACGGTGCGCGACCGGATGGCCGCCATCGAGGCGGAGGAATTGGGGATCGGCGTGCAGGCGCTCCCGGCAGCGAGCAACGTGGACGAGCTGGTGCAGGCGCTCGGCCTCCTCGGCGTCGGGCCTCGGGACCTCATCGCCATCCTCCAGGCGATGAAGGCGGCTGGCGCCCTCGACGCCGAGATCGAGGTGCTCTGA